aaaggcagtccTACCAAATACTAAATTAGTGTATGGGCTAAAGCGGAAATAAATAATTCtatcaactattattctgacatttcacattcttataataaagtggtaatcctaactgacctaaaacagggcatttttattaagattgaatgtcaggaattgtgaaaaactgagtttaaatgtatttggctaaggtgtatgtaaacttctgacttcaactgtgtatatacaaccgtgggtctaatcctgaatgctgattggttaaaaccacattgCAGCATGTGTTTATTCCGCAAGTTAACACACACTGCCTATTTACTCTGACtgagcaatccactgtctcatcaaccCACTATAAAAAAACATCTAGaaattatctcacatttcttttagactaacatttagatttcaacagcggagatttgtatcaACATTGCAacataaatgtcactagaaaacagcttaaatttacgcaaatgcagctacttttctGTTATTTTGGCTGCACTATTTGACGAGACtaagttagccatagttggcAAGCTAGCAAGCAATGGATAAGaacattgccagccagtatggcaatggaacatttagaacgaacgactagGTCGCGTCCATAGATGTAGAACAAAAAAATACAGGCAACTGAACCGACAGAACGAATGACGAACCAGtttgggactatatcttgtggaaggatgaagtAGTAtgaattaaaaacatttttttaaaggaatgAAAATATATCAataattatttgaatatgttggtaacccgttgtataaaagtgataatgccctcaagCCGGTGTTTGGAAGATATATTGGCTGGCCCTGGCCCTCGacaacacccatgccaatatatcctccaaacaccgatttctcaggcattatcacttaaatatacatacaaaccattttttttaaatgttgtaccAAGTTGATTTTTCACTTTGGAAAACCTATACAAGGTTATTTAATTGGGTAATAAGCAATTCAACAATATCCTGTTAATCAAAATATTGCTTTAGATTAACACTTTCTGTACATAAGACATTCACATTAACTGTCTACAATTTCGTAACCAAATGATAACCACCTCATTATGAGCGATGGCAGTACTTAGGCAGATATCAGTGCTGGCAGTGAACATATAAAGtagtaaataaaaaaattaaaaactcaTTACCTTGAATTACATTTACTCTCACGGGTGGACGAAAATAACAAACCAAAAGCCAGGCCCACAATAGGCCACGCCCTCaactcttctgataggctgccatCGCAAGATTGCACCCACCATCATGCAATGCGAATGTGCATGAGATGTTGAAAGCAATTTAGAAGCTTTCCTATCATTAAAAAATCACATTGATCTATCAAATTCGTTTTTTGATTTCTGACAAATTGAATAGAATAGGTTTAATGAACCACAGCTTAATTTGGGATTGTACACATCAGAAAAAGCACTTCAGCTGAATGAAAGTGCTATCCCACTTTTTACAGTGTTTATGTTTCTCTCAAATCTTGAACAATATATTTTTGGATCCAAATTACATAATTGAATTTAATTCAACAGCTATATGCATAATTTGTTATTTATCTCGTTATCAGGCAGTTGCGTGGGTTAATCGAAACCCAACTTTTAGTTATGTGTTAACACGATTACCAATTCTCATCAAGACAGATGTTGCTGTTAGCGCTAAAGCCGGTGACTCGTGCTTATCGGTCCTGGCTGTAGGAGCTCGCCAAGACCGCGTGCGTCGTCTTTATCCGCGTGTGGTGCGGTTATATAATCTGACATTTTTTTTTCCAAAACACCACTCTAACCTGTAAtctaagaatgtgtgtgtgtgttggtgttatgTCATTGATACGTATTTTCGTTCACGATCCGTTTTTTTGTAATTAGAATAGACCAGTCTCTTGTTTGTATGGTCTAAATCAGGGTGTCAAACATACAACCTTTTTCAGTGCCCCCCCCCCAGACCTAGTTGAAGACCAAATGCTGCCTCCGAggcaaaatgagtttgacacccctggtctaagTCTTTTCCCCACCTCCAACCACCTGTTACTCAACTGTAGACCAGAGGTTGAACAATACTGATAGGCTTTTATAACAATTTGATgaactttctctctttctggctcTCTCAACAGACATCCTGAATGATGCCATATTTGACGAGGACCATGACGAGATAGTGATAGTAAAAGACATTGAAATGTTCTCTCTTTGTGAACACCACCTTGTACCCTTTTTTGGCAGGGTAAGACTGGGGCTCTAAGGACAGAAAGTGGGGTGGGGAGTGGCTGACAGAGAATAGCAGAGCAaagaatggtagagagagagtgtgtgttctgTTGGAAAGAGAGTATGGGGGGGTTATTGGGTTCTTTGTCCTGGATAGGGAGCAATGGGACACACTCACATGCGCGCATACGCacgcacgcgtgcacacacacacacacacacacacacacacacacacacacacacacacacacacacacacacacacacacacacacacacacacacacacacacacacacacacacacacacacacagaattggCTTAGCACACAGTAGCTTTGATGCCAGTCTGGTGTTGTGTGTCGAGTTTACAAACAGGATGAAGATGCTGTATGTGTGCTGAGCAGGTCACATTTGAAACTCTGCTCTGGTTGTTTGAACTCTGACCTGTATTTCTACTCTGTTGCATTGACCCAGGTACATATCGGATACCTGCCAAATAAGAAGGTGGTCGGGCTTAGCAAGCTGGCTAGGTGAGTatacagtacaaacacacacacaactgacaCACAGTCCATACGTAGTGTGTGTATTGGAGAAGCTGGTTGGCTCATGACAGGGGCAGGGAATGGTCGGGCtacccgagtgtgtgtgtgttagtgctgggtggCTGAGTTCTTCTGTTATTTCAGTTCTTTGACCTGGAGGCTTAGACTGTAAGCCCTACTGCTAATATCCTGTctcaccccagacacacacacacacacacacacacacacacacacacacacacacacacacacacacacacacacacacacacacacacacacacacacacacacacacacacacacacacacacacacacacacacacacacacacacacaaaatacccaGACCTAGCCgctcccagaccatgagaaaatcCCTCCAGACCAGTGGGAATCATTCTTCTATTATcacaggctctctctgtctctcccttgtcctccctccctgtctctatttctctccccatACTTTATAGCCCTTCAACCCTTTTGTATGTTTCACTCCAAACATGCACATTGATCAGATCTTGCCTAACAATTTCAGATAATGTTTTGGTAGGCAGTGAATGATTGACAGATTGAAAGAGTGATCGACAGGTTGATAGAATGATTGACAGATTGTGTATCGGGTCATCTCTCTATTTATGAAGACATTAATAATTATCAAACCTGATCACCAATTAGCTATATGTTTGAtggtattctactgtattatattattgttctctgtgtgtgtgtgtgtgtgtgtgtgtgtgtgtgtgtgtgtgtgtgtgtgtgtgtgtgtgtgtgtgtgtgtgtgtgtgtgtgtgtgtgtgtgtgtgtgtgtgtgtgtgtgtgtgtgtgtgtgtgtgtgtgtgtgtcagtggaggctgttgGGAGCAGGTATAGGAGAACAAGCTCtgtgtaatggctggaatagaatAAATGTAAACGGGATCAAACATattggaaaccacatgtttgactccgttccattttttttctttctcccaGCCGTTACACTGAGcacgtcctcctatagctcattccaccagcctccactggtgtgtgtctGTTCTTACTGTGATAGTAACtgtttgtttgttgtgtgtgtctgtaggatTGTTGAGATGTACAGTCGGAGGCTCCAAGGTAAGAATGGCAGAGGGCTTACTCAAATATACATACACAGTACGCATACTGTAGTTCAAAGGACATATACGAAACATTACTGTAAGAAATAGGcaacattctgtctgtgttcccCTCCCCAGTCCAGGAGCGTCTGACCAAGCAGATTGCCATGGCGATATCAGAAGCTCTACAGCCAGCTGGTGTGGCTGTGGTTATAGAGGCAGCGTGAGTACTACACACTCTCACCACCTCTGAATGTTTATTAGGTGCTTGAATTTCCAGACTTAAAAATCACATGTTAATCATGAGAGTAAAGCGGGGCATTCTTGTGTTGGCTTGTAATTTCATAATGTGTTCCAGGCACATGTGTATGGTGATGCGTGGGGTTCAGAAGATGAACAGTCGAACTGTGACCAGCTGCATGTTGGGGGTGTTCAGAGAAGATCCAAAGACTCGAGAAGAGTTCCTACGACTCACCAAGACTGCTTAGCAACcatctctgacccctgacctctagccCCTGCCCTGGCCCTGTAAAGCACATGTTCTAGGGTAGAGTTCCTAAGACTACTCCATACACCTCACAGAAGCCTTATATACACAAAAGGCAATGCAGGTTATAATGATGAGAGGCTATAATTATGGTGCCTTCAGCTAACCTCAGCTAGAAAACCTGACAGTCTTAAAACATGATCTCTACTGTATagaaaggtatatatatatatatatatatatatatatatacactagtTATACACTAGTTATAAGCACTAGATATGACTAGTTAAGACTGAGATTTATTGTGATACTGCGAGCAGGAAAGTGCCCTACCTCTTACCTTTTTTAATGCAACTCATGAACCAGGTTTCCACTCAACATTTTTACGtgagtaaagtacatgtcggaTAAAAAAAAATGTCACAACAGACCTGATGGAAATAGAAAATTTGgcggtaaactttccaaatgtcgacaaaacaaaatacgctagacaagGTGGTGTCTTTTTGTGGTTGTAAAAATAATTATGTGAGGAGTTGCGGTGGGAAAcacctttatgcgcaaatattgatagaATAACCATATTATCTAAAGTACATTTGGAGTCACGCAATATGTTGTGTGGTACTCCCACTACGTCTCAGGaaatcatgcagtttattaggctacagataaaATAAGTAATGAAATTCACTCCTTTATATTAAATATCAAGGCTTATTCTTGTGATatgaccagagtgggcacatacCGGATATAACCTAGCAGTTTTGTGACAagcatcagtagagttgaaaatgcaatggaaacccatttaacttgtatttttttaaCTTGTATATTTAACCgcaaaagttatttttatgtgcactacgtcatcatgcACAGCCTTTTATCCGCAACAAGTACATTTGATGGAAatacatctctggtgggaaaatgtgcatattgtttatatgcagatttttgaatattcacatgaaaatctgtcacacCGATTGGGTGAAACCTAGTTACTGTCATCAAGTTGCACTTTTTTAGGACCTCTTATTTTACCTACAGAATGTAGAAACAAGCcgttttcacatatgtagacactggtatgGTGCTGGAGATTTGTATTTTTTAACTTACTTAACCTTTCttttgacagggagtcaatgTTAAGGCCGAGGTCTCTTTTCCAGATGAGCCCTG
This genomic window from Oncorhynchus gorbuscha isolate QuinsamMale2020 ecotype Even-year linkage group LG07, OgorEven_v1.0, whole genome shotgun sequence contains:
- the gch2 gene encoding GTP cyclohydrolase 2, with the translated sequence MNSHCNGTGKQLVTDFYYNNGFSELSLETKKTTVQQRKQHETSGKDAEDESRLPALEAAYSSILRGLGEDTDRQGLLRTPLRAAKAMQFLTKGYHEDVYDILNDAIFDEDHDEIVIVKDIEMFSLCEHHLVPFFGRVHIGYLPNKKVVGLSKLARIVEMYSRRLQVQERLTKQIAMAISEALQPAGVAVVIEAAHMCMVMRGVQKMNSRTVTSCMLGVFREDPKTREEFLRLTKTA